In Montipora foliosa isolate CH-2021 chromosome 9, ASM3666993v2, whole genome shotgun sequence, the DNA window GTTCCAAATTCACTCAGTCCCATCAGGTCTTCGAGCCAATCCTTCCAGATACTCTGGTCCCCTTCATCTAAGGGCTCGTCCCAGTCTTTGTTCTTACGCCATAACGATTGGACTAGACATGTCACAGGCAGCATGTATGGAGCTAGCACTCCCAGTGGGTCGAACACCGTTGATAGGCGACTTAAGACTCCGCGCTTGGTTGACTCAGGTGTCTGATGTGAGTAAATAGAGAAACGAAAAACAGTCTGTTTCAGTGTTCCATTTGAAACCCAATGTGAATTCAATTGGTAGTTCATCGAAGTTTAAATCGACTGACAGGCTAGCTTTCCCTTGAGGATGAATCTGCGACAGGACTTCACGCGAGGGACTGATCCACTTTGTCAACCTGAAACCTCCACGCGCCAAGTGAGAGGTCATTTCACGGAACATTCGCACTGCGGTGGTTCCGTTACATACGGATTTCAGAAAGTCATCCATGTAGAAATTCTTCTCAACTGACTTGATCGTGTCAGCAGAAAACGCTGTCTTTCTCAATACATAGTTCGCCATACACGGGGAAGACCCAGCTCCGAAAATCATGACGAGCATCTGATACGCATCAGGGTGGCGTTCCAGTTCCAGGTTCCGCCACAAGAATCTCAGAGCGGGCTGATCTTCTTCTATGATTTGAACCTGATGGAACATGGCTTCGATGTCAGCGGCTAAGCCAACACGCTGTTCTCTAAATCGCAACAACACACCCACTAGGCTATTTAGGAGATTGGGCCCAATGCGAAGTTTGTCATTCAGGGATACTCCGTCATTTTTGGCATCTGCATCCATGACGATTCGGACTTTTTCCGGCTTGTTGGGTTTACGGACTGGATGGTGCGGCAGAAACCACTGTTTCGGGGTTGGGACAGATGCCTCTTCAGGGGTAAGCTTTCGCGCATAACCCTTGTCAACATAGTCTTCAATAATGGCACAGTATTTCTTCGCTAGCTCCTCGTCACGCTTCAGTTTCCTTTCGGTAGACTCCAGTCGTTTTTCAGCCATGAGGCGGTTATCAGGAAACTTTACCTCTCCTTCTCTCCATAATATCCCGACTTCATATTTGTCGCACACATGCTTCACAGTTCTCTCTAAAGTTGTCCTCACGGGAACGGGGTGTCACGTCTTCATACATTGTACCAAAGGATTCTGTTCGCCACCAGTCTTCTACTTGTTTGCTCAACGACTCTTCAACATGCAGGACTCGGTGCACATGCATAACATGTAGACGTTCGGGTTTCACGATTGATTTAACTGAGCCAGCAAGGATCCAACCAAAGGCTGTGAGAATTGAAAAGGGCTGCCCTGGACGACCTCTTCGTACATCATGCTGCAATATTGCCTCCAATACGTTTGCTCCCAGAAAAATTGTCACGTCTTCGGAATCGACTTCGGGGATGTCAAGATCAGTCAGGTGCGGGAAATCCTGCATGATTGTACGCGTAACTCTTTGCGAGGGCAGGTTCAACTGTGGTATTGTCCAGGCTTCTTCTACGGTTATCTGGACACCTGTTTCTGGTCCTTCAGCGGCACCAACGTGGAATGACACTTTTCTCGAACGTATTGGTTCACCAGACAAGTTAATAGTGCCAAGTTGTAAAGGGCTATCCTTACCAACCAGACCGATAGCGTCAGCAAATTCTTCCAAGATAAGCGAAGTTTGGCTACCAGAGTCCAGCAGGGTAAATGTATTTACTTTTTACCGGCTGGCGGTCGCAACTGCTATGGGTACGATTTGCAGCAGAACAGCAGAGGGGGAGCAGTTCACAGACGAAGCTCCGACGAAGACAGGTGCTACGGCGTTCAAAGTCGAGACGGGTGACGCGCTGTTCAAAGGTGGCGGAGCGACGAAAACCGGTGCCACGCCGTGGATTAGCGGGTGGTGGTATTTGTTACAGGCTTCCACATCACATCGTTTCTTGCGCGAGCAGTCACGTGATTGGTGGTCTACTGACTTGAAGCAGGAAAAGCACAACCTCTTTTCCTTGCCTAACTGAGCTCTCTGATTCACATCCATCGCTATGAATTTGTCGCACTTCTCAATCTTGCGTTTCTTGTTGCATATCAGACAGGTGTTGGCAATGAGCAAGCTCTGGTTACCTGTCATGGCACCTGTAGCTAGGGACGAGCATCTGTGTAGCTGCTCTTGACGGTTGTCGATGCCTTGATCTCCCTTTCACGGCGGTCTTCTATAGCCAGATCTTCTGCCCTTCGGCGGCGTACCGTGGCTTGGTAAGGGTTCACTGACTAACGTTTTGACACGTATTCTCGTACGGAGCCATTGGTCAAGATCAACTAATGTGGGAAAAGTAGGATGTATCTCAATCTTCCTTTCTCCCCACTTTTCCTTTAACGGGTCAGGTAATTTCTGAAACGCAGCACGCGTGTTAGTCGAAGATGCCAATCATGAGAGTATCCCGAACTCTTCATCGTGGCGACTGCATTGTGTAGCGTGTTGTAGAATGAACGAAGCTGTGTTACGTCTCCATCAGCAACAATCGGGTGATCAAGTACGGTCTTCATGAAGACTCCAGCAACAAGTTCCTCATTTCCAAATTGCTCTTCGAGTTCTGTCAGTGCTGCCTTATGGAGATGACCATGATTCAGCATCCCTCCGATAGCTCTCTTCGCATTTCCGGCAAGGGCCCTCTGGAGGTAAGTCACACTCTCTGTATCGCTGAGAGGTTGGTCATGTACCAAACAATTAAACAGTGACATGAACTGAGGCCACTCTAGAGGATCCCCTGAAAAGCGTGGTAGCTCTAAACGCGGTATCGATTTCACGAACGCTGGTGTCGACTGTAAGTTCTTTTCTCCAGTTGTCGTACACTGCTTAGCCGAGAGCTCTTTGATCCACGAAACATCGAGGCGTTCTTCCGTGTCACAATAAGCTTGATCGATTTGGGGAATTTGCTTGCACAAAGTGGACGATTTAATCGGAGACGGCAACTTCACATTTTGCTGAGGTAAAGGGACATCTGGGTTTTCACGATTTTCTACATTTTCCCATATTTGGGGTTTAATGTCAATGTAAACAGTTTCCTCCTCGGCATTTTCAAAATCTCGCAAACGGCTCTCAAGATCTTCTGGGTCCCCTTTACCTTAAGCTTCTAATCGCAATTTTTCGGCTTCGTATTCGAGTTCTCTTATGCGTCGGTGTTCCTGTAATTGCCTTTCTTGTTCGAGATTTTCGGCTCGCTTGCGCTCCTCTTCCAGTCGGACTTGAGCTTCGCTCTTTGCCTGTTCAACTTGTAGATCCATGACACGTGCACGCCTCTCACTTTCACTGCGCCGCGCGCGACGCGCTGGCTGACTCAAATAGGAGCGAGGGCGCATATTCACTACCAGCCTCTGAGGGCAGTTCGCTTTCTCTTTCGTTTATCGAAATTTCATTGCTTTCGAGACACAAATTTGCTCTTTCGGTGGCATTTTCCGTTAGCGTGAGGTGCTCCGGCAATCCTTCAAGTTCCAAAAATGATTCGTATTCTTCGCTGGCCCGCTCGAGTTCTTCAACCGCTTCTTCAATTTTCGCGGCTAGTTCGCGTAGTTTCCTTCGGCTTCCACGCGACTTCAGAAGATTCTCAGCGACGTTAATATGCCTCGTGAGCGTAGCCTTTCGGCGAGATAACTTGCTCTTAGCCTTTTCCTTTCGAAAATTGTCAGAACGGCTTGGCCCAACGACGACGGCATTTCTTGTTCGTCCACATATAGCACGTGGTCGGGTTCATGATTAAGTTCATTCGATGACATTTCAACTCACACACTCCTCATATCAAACCAAAATTCATCAAAGCAAACGTTCAGTGTTACGTACCATGAG includes these proteins:
- the LOC137971741 gene encoding uncharacterized protein — its product is MTGNQSLLIANTCLICNKKRKIEKCDKFIAMDVNQRAQLGKEKRLCFSCFKSVDHQSRDCSRKKRCDVEACNKYHHPLIHGVAPVFVAPPPLNSASPVSTLNAVAPVFVGASQTSLILEEFADAIGLVGKDSPLQLGTINLSGEPIRSRKVSFHVGAAEGPETGVQITVEEAWTIPQLNLPSQRVTRTIMQDFPHLTDLDIPEVDSEDVTIFLGANVLEAILQHDVRRGRPGQPFSILTAFGWILAGSVKSIVKPERLHVMHVHRVLHVEESLSKQVEDWWRTESFGTMYEDVTPRSREDNFRENCEACVRQI